The following nucleotide sequence is from Pseudarthrobacter psychrotolerans.
GCCCATGCCCAGGGCCGGCTTGATTGAGATTCCGCCGGTGTCGAACGTGATGCCCTTGCCCACGAGTGCGATTTTTGCGGTGGCCTTTGCGGGGGCGTACTCAACCTTCACCAGGCGGGGCTGGCGGGTGGACCCCTTGCCCACGCCCATGATGCCGCCGAAGCCTTCCTTTTCGAGGCGCTTTTCGTCCCAGACGGTTACTTTTACAGGGAGACCCTTGGCCAGCTCCTTGGCGGCCTCGGCGAAGGACTCGGGGTACAGGTGGCTGGGCGGCTGGTTGACCAGGGACCGCGTGGCGTTGACGGCTTTGCCGATCAGGCCTGCCCGTGTCAGTGCAGAACGAAGCGCACCATTGGCGGCAACGTCCGTGTAGATCACCGCGTTGCGGACCGGTTCCTTCAGCCCGTCGTTGGACGACCGGTACTCGGTGAAGGAATAGGCTCCCAGGGCGGCACCCTCGGCGACCGCCGCGACGTCGGCGACTCCCGCCGTCGGGAGCGCGAGGACAACGGTGGGCAGGCCGCCGAGCTGGCGGACGGCGGAACCCGCGGCACGCCGCAGGGCCTCTTCGGTCAGCGGACGGCCAGCGGCCACCTTGCCGACGCCGGCGAGAACCAGAACCCCGGCACCCGTTTCCGGCAGGCCGGGCAGCCGCACGATCTGGTCAGCGGCGCCGGTGACGCCCAGGACCTTCAGGGAATCGGTCAGCGCTTCGGCCGATTTCGCGGTCAGCGGGTTCTCAAGCAGGACGGGGCCGTCCGGGCCCTGTCCCACGCCGATCACCACGGCGTCGCTGGGGGTCCTCTTCAGGTCCTTAGCGAGGGTACTAAGGTTGATTTCAATATTCTTGACCACGGGGTAAGTCCTCAATTCTCGAAAAGGCTGTTCGCGCTGGTATGGATGTCAGGCGCCCGGCCATGGAAATCAGGCGGCCGTCCGATCGGGACGTCGCCGGGGTGCCGGTAAAACCCGCCCGGCAGGCCATTCATGATCGTAGCCGCTGCGGGCCGCGTCGGCGGAATCTCCTGAGACCTGCGCCACACCGGCCGGCGGAATTCCGGAGTGCCTGGCCGCGTTGTACAAGATATTCACCCGACTCCTTGAAAGGACGACGCCGTGCTTGAACGGATTTCCGGTTCCCTGCTGGACCCCGATGCGCTCTACGCGAGCAACATCGAGCTGTTCCACAGCCCGGCGCTCCGCGGGCTGAACCTGGTGATGGGTTTCACCGGCTTTGCCGATGCCGGCCACGTGGTGAGGCAGATCAATGCGGAGCTCCTGGACACCCTCGACGCCGTGCCGGTTGCTGTGTTCGACGCCGACCAGCTCATCGACTACCGGTCGCGGAGGCCCCATATCTCCTTTGTGGAGGATCATCTGCAGGACTACCAGCAGCCGAAGCTGGCGCTGTACAAGCTGACGGACGGGCTCGGCAGCCCGTTCCTGCTGCTGGCCGGTTTTGAACCCGACCTTCAATGGGAGCGGTTCGCGCGCGCCGTCGTCGGCATTGTGGAAAAGCTGGACGTGAACCTCGTGACCTGGATCCACTCCATTCCCATGCCTGTGCCGCACACACGCCCTGTGGGTGTGACCGTCCACGGCAACCGTCCGGAACTGATCGAGGGCATTTCGGTCTGGAAGCCCACTATTGATGTTCCGGCGGCCGTAGGGCACATTCTGGAGTTGCGGCTGATGGAAGCCGAGCGCAACGTTGCCGGCTACGTGATCCACGTTCCGCACTACCTTGCTGAGGCCGAATACCCGCCGGCTGCCGTAGCAGGGCTTGAATTCCTCGGTGCCGCGACGTCACTGATGCTGCCTGCGGACCGGTTGCGCGAAGCCGGGCGGGAAGTGGGCCGCCAGATCGCCGAGCAGGTTGCTTCCTCGGACGATGTGCAGCA
It contains:
- a CDS encoding leucyl aminopeptidase, with protein sequence MVKNIEINLSTLAKDLKRTPSDAVVIGVGQGPDGPVLLENPLTAKSAEALTDSLKVLGVTGAADQIVRLPGLPETGAGVLVLAGVGKVAAGRPLTEEALRRAAGSAVRQLGGLPTVVLALPTAGVADVAAVAEGAALGAYSFTEYRSSNDGLKEPVRNAVIYTDVAANGALRSALTRAGLIGKAVNATRSLVNQPPSHLYPESFAEAAKELAKGLPVKVTVWDEKRLEKEGFGGIMGVGKGSTRQPRLVKVEYAPAKATAKIALVGKGITFDTGGISIKPALGMGDMKSDMAGAAVVLNTVLAIAGLGLPVKVTAWLCIAENMPSGAASRPADVLTMFGGKTVEVLNTDAEGRLVMADGIVAASLEYPDAIIDVATLTGAQLIALGNRTAGVMGSDSVTGPLKTAADRAGELVWPMPLPEELRPSIDSQVADLANIGERHGGMMTAAVFLREFVGKGKDGEQIPWAHIDIAGPSFNNGSPYGYTHKQGTGCTVRTLVAYVEDILTAAA
- a CDS encoding PAC2 family protein, which produces MLERISGSLLDPDALYASNIELFHSPALRGLNLVMGFTGFADAGHVVRQINAELLDTLDAVPVAVFDADQLIDYRSRRPHISFVEDHLQDYQQPKLALYKLTDGLGSPFLLLAGFEPDLQWERFARAVVGIVEKLDVNLVTWIHSIPMPVPHTRPVGVTVHGNRPELIEGISVWKPTIDVPAAVGHILELRLMEAERNVAGYVIHVPHYLAEAEYPPAAVAGLEFLGAATSLMLPADRLREAGREVGRQIAEQVASSDDVQQVVSRLEERYDEKAEGTVRRSLLADENDELPNGDELGAAVEAYLARENPHP